The Penaeus chinensis breed Huanghai No. 1 chromosome 25, ASM1920278v2, whole genome shotgun sequence genome segment TTGCTTGGAATCTGTGAGTGAGAGGCTAGCTTACAAAGAAAACCTTAACAAACCGAGTATCTTATTTCAAATTTGATAGAGAAGTGAGCTTTACAGCAGGACAAAATTAACTTTGATTCCAACACTTTTCACCGtcaaatacagatagacagagcttCCCATACCCTTGCCAACATTTTTGGTGCTAGGTCCATCGCCCCTGCCAACGGTGAACACTGGCTTCACAATCTTGGCTCCACCACCAGTCTTGCTGCCGCTTCCCAGAGTCTTGCCTGATCCTAGAATCATGCTCTTCACCTTGTGAATCACAGGAGGAGTGGCTGCAGGGGTGATCACAAGGCTCTTCCTCTTGGCAATGCTGAAATGAGTTTATTCCATCTTATCATAAAAGAATGGAAATTATGAAACATGTTTCAACTCTGGACTCAACTTTATTTCAAATGAATCCATCCAGAACTTACtatcgagagggagagggagggagagggagggagagggagggagagggagggagagggagggagggagagagagagagagagagagagagagagagagagagagagagagagagagagagagagagagagagagagagagagagagagagagagagagagagagtgagagagagagtgagagagagagagagagagagagagagagagagagagagagagagagagagagagagagagagagagagagagagagagagagagagagagagagtgagagagagagagagagggggagagagaggggggggagggagagggagagggagatgggaagggggagggggggagagagggagagagagagagagagagagagagagagagagagagagagagagagagagagagagagagagagagagagagagagagagagagagagagaaagagagagagagagagagagtgggtagaggaagagagaaaagggggcaggggaggggtacTACATACCTAGACAGTCTCGGGGTGTTTTTCTGTGGAACCCTTGGAGAAGCAACAGCTGCTGTTACATTATCCACCTTCTGTGTCTCCACTGGTTTACTTCCCACACTGGAGGTCTGCTGCACTTCTGGTACTAGAGGGTTGAAGACTTCATGTATAAATGAAattgagacatatatataatataaataatagtatgaCCAAAGATGACATGCATATTAGTACTATTTCAACAAAGCATGAGTGATTCTACCAACATTTCTTGTGAACTGATAAAGGTCCAAGGAAGACAAGAGATACTGTAATTTTTCTCCCCGatactggaagcaaaaaactATCTAGTTTTATGGTCACAAAAAACACCATAAAATGTTTACCTTCATCTGCCTTCTTAATAGAACTCCTGCGTCTGGACACTCTCCGAGGCTCGGGGTCAGACTCTTCAGCCTGAAATATGGTCAAGTTCCATTTCTACAATTTCCTTAGCAAATATGTATTAACTTTGAAAACATGTTGTATGTATTTAAATCctgaataaatatttatctaatgGACAAATGCATTTATTTAACCTCTAATAATCATGGGATAATTACATTCACCCACCAAAAACTTGTATATTCtaaactaaaacaacaaaaacataaaagctGATATATCCCTTACCTTCTCAGACACACTCTGATTATCACTCTCCTTTGAAGCCAAGTCAAAGGTTGATGATCTGCGGAGCTTTGGTTGCCTATTCTCAGAAACTCCACCTTCCTCTTTTGGCTCGGCAATCTCAAAGGTGGAAGTCCTGCTCCTCTTGGCAGGTGCTTTGGCcagctccttttctttctcttcctcagtcgtttctgttttctcctcaATGTCAAAGGTCCTTGTTCTGCGGCGTTTCCTGCTTTGCCCGGGCTTTGTACCTTGAATGTGGATCACTCTAATGATGAACTGGGTTTGGGACATTCAAAGAGTTTACAGCAATGATTATCCTGAGTGGACAATAACTAATGGTGGCCCCCTCCACACATGACTGTATCCATACATCAGTAAAAAATCACATGGTACATATTTGGACAAAAATCtccataatcataacaaaaacatttGGGAATAACCCAACTGGggtatataacaacaataattacattatCCCTTACCATTGTCTGTTGTATCATTGGTCACAGACTGCTGTTGCTTGAGCGATGCTATCtgtgaagaagagacaaaaacatCCTTGAAGTTAAAGTTTCATAGAACGGTAATCAGACCAATGCTACTTCATTGAAGTGAGACTGGGCattgagagaggcagaggaagatctAAAAAGCAGGACAGAAATACAAGTGCTGAGATGAACAGTGGGATTCGATctaaaaaaggacaaaagagaTTAAGATATCTGGCTGGAAGCAGGAACAGACCTTGAGGAAATCTGAAGAAACAGGTTAAAATGGACAGGGTATGTTTGGAGAAGACCTACTACGGTGAACATGACCCAAGAAGCAGAGGTTAAGATGGAGAGTCACTTCAGAAACAGAGGTCTTTCAAAAGAAGGCCCACAAGTAGAGGGACAGAAACCataaaaagcccccccccccccccaaaaaaaaggcaaTTTCTCTGTGCTTTACCTCTGTTAGTGTCTCTTCTGGTGAGGGTATCTTGGGTTCCTCCTCCTTTATGTCATCAAAGTGAGTGATGTCATCTTTAGCATCTGTAATGGGAAGAGGACATTGATATCATTTAATTTCTATCAATTCTATATCTGGAATATTCAGAAAAATATCTGGAAAAAATGCCCTCATCATTTAAAATATTAATGTAATCACCTTTTAAATTTGGTTAAACTGGACATTATCCTCTTTTAATGCAATTTTGGTTGTTCAACCTACAGTGCCATTGTCCTAACTCAGTCACTCCTGTTGTGTATCATGCTACATTCTGGGTCAAACCTGGACAGCCTCCCACCATATATCAGAACACTATTTGGGGGGATCTCTCTAAGATCAGCTACAGGACAAAGACCTCCCTATCAATTCTTTATGAATCCTGTAATTGCAGTGTCATTATCTTATTGCAAAGGTTAGCTTATTTCTCTAATTAATAGTCAGTTGCCAGAGAAAGACTTTGTTGATACTCTCAATCTCATTTCTGGGCTTCCCCACATAGGAACTTACTTAGTATATCCTAATAAAGAGACTAATAATCTCGGACCACTTGCACATCTTGTCATCAGCATTCACAAGTTCTTAGAACTGTGTAACCCTTTGGATCTGGGTGACATGACCTTCATGTCATGAAATaatttggctgagggctgggGTGACATGAATATGCATCATGAAAAATGTAGCTGAGGGCCAAGGTGATGGGAATAGGTCATCAAGAGAATTTCAGCTTAAGACCAGGATGACAGCAATGACTCAACCattagtgcacaaagctcttggagggtacTTATATTCATTGGGCATTTAGAAAGGGGCTCTTACATcatatggaggaagaagaagagagagagagagagagaaaaaaaaaaaaactattgcagAAAAAGACACCAGcactgcaaaggggaggcaaagTGTCTTGACACTAGTGTTTGTGTGGGTCGGTCCTACAAGCCACACATCCAGGAAAATTGACACTCAAGAAAGCCTAATGCCAGGATATGGCTATAGCTaatgaaagaaaagcagaaaattaTTGTTACGGATACCATTAATGATATCAAATTGGATGACATTATCTACATCATCGGATTCTTGGGAGTTCTGAGAGGAAAAACCTTCCTTTTCCACATACCAATCATAACTGACTGTTTCCTCTTGGGGCGCCCCCGTCTGCGCGTTGTTATCATCtcctgagaaaagaaataaaaacttatTAATCACAAATGAAACCTCCACAATTTTATTATATCAtaagtataatacatataaattaaaaagTGCAAGAATTCCAAGagtgtaaaataataatagtctaataatgataatgaaatactaaTATTTAACAAAGCCACATTTTTAATCGTTTTAGACATTTAACTAGACCTTGCTGTTTCACCTTAGATGGCTCAGGATCAGGTGACGGCTCCTCTGGGAACTCAATATCATCAAGCAGTTCTTCCTGCTGGTCAGCCTCTACTACTCCTGCTACAGTCACCTGCTCAGAGCCACACAGCTCTTCTGCACACCCTGTTTGGCTGTCAGTGTCAAGAGCAGCGCAAACAGCAGCGACATCATCAGTCATGTCGGGTAAAGTCTGTGACTCTAAGATCATCTCAATCAGTTTTTCTGTCTgttaaaaagagataaagattagGTTTTTTAAAGGAACAAAATCATATACTACTTTTGTAACATCATCCAGAGAatttaaatacatatctatatagactATTGATTGTCTCTAATAGTTCTACGGATGTTAAAATTGAAATTGCTACCACACTAATTACTGGCAGTATCACTGATATAGCGAGTTAATATTATCTACGAATAAGTACTCTGCTAAACATTGCATGGCATAAGCAATCTATCAATACTAGAATTGTTGGTACCTAGATCATGGTGCATTAAGTAAGATTTCTCAAGTATAATTGTCAAGAGGTAAAATGCTGTGCCTGAATTATGTGCATAATTTATCTATGTTATTCCTGAAAGTCAGTGCTGATGTAATActttataattaataaatatacttattcaAAGCTACTAgagatttttattttcagtaaatatatacctgtgtaaacttatttcatataaaaatatctttTTAACAAACTGAGGTAATTTTTAGAGTAATAGTTTCCAATTCACACAACCATATGGTACAAAGTAAACTTCACctgtaatagagaaaaaaaacatttgagaCACTTTTCATCTCCAACATTTCCTTTGCAAATTGTGCAACAGGTAGTAATACTCTGGGTGTGGATGCACTGACTTAGGGCAAGTTGAAGATGATACTCTTAcagaggacaaaaagttgcagtCATCGGTATAAggaataatctgcagacacacaTGGTAACCTCACAAATTAAGGAAAAATATTACCACTCACAGGCAAAGTTCACTCAGGTCTTCCTGAGTTTGAGCTCCATCCTGCTGTTCACACCAGGGTGAAAACAATGTTTGCCAGGGTGGAACCCCCCATCAACAGGCACACCCACTCGTGACAACTTGAACTTTTGAAAAAATTGAAATATGGAGTCAGGGACTACCTACTTCAGAATTTACATGTTGGCATGGCATTGTGAAAAGCCAGACCTCATGGCCCTACGACCCCTAAGAGACTTTAATTGCTATGTGACAATTAGGACCTTGAACAATTCAGTGCTTTTCTTCATTGACATAAGGTCTGGCTTTTCTATACCTATTAACCTGCTTTATTTGATTAATTGTGTCCTTGTGgcatcatttgtgatgttataCTCAACCTTTaacaacaaataagaataagtgattctcctttttttttttctgtgccgtatcagagcctgacattGACGACCATGTTTCATGGTTgaacaagggagtgtacgaaggtggttctcctatataagttatataataGCTATATAATATGAGCAATGCACCATTTAATGTCATGTTGTGTCCCTGTTGTAATCGGAAGCCAGCCTTATTGGGGCAGAACTACCAGTGTGCAGGAGCTTTAGGACAAAAATATCTCCAGTGTGTGCATGCCATACTCTGCAGACAATTCCCAAAACTCGTTCCTGAACTGGTCATTTCCAAGACTGAACAGCAGTTTCTCACAGCCATCAAcctatgcattttttcttttacttatgtcCTATATAACTTTCGTATCAACTTAAAAGGAAATGCCTTAAATGTCTCAAATATTGTCGTTCTGTCCATTACCGGTAAGGTTTATATTGTACTTATAGCAGCGGGGAGTAAAAAACTATTTACCAGAAGTTACTACAATGAGACCAATGcctaaaaagaaggtaaaaactTTACTCGCAGATTTTCTTTCTTATAACTTTTAACTTACCTTC includes the following:
- the LOC125038534 gene encoding nucleolar and spindle-associated protein 1-A-like isoform X2; translation: MEMRIYTEEELRAMKYGGLLKIIKSRALKTTGKKLKTEKLIEMILESQTLPDMTDDVAAVCAALDTDSQTGCAEELCGSEQVTVAGVVEADQQEELLDDIEFPEEPSPDPEPSKEMITTRRRGRPKRKQSVMIDAKDDITHFDDIKEEEPKIPSPEETLTEIASLKQQQSVTNDTTDNGTKPGQSRKRRRTRTFDIEEKTETTEEEKEKELAKAPAKRSRTSTFEIAEPKEEGGVSENRQPKLRRSSTFDLASKESDNQSVSEKAEESDPEPRRVSRRRSSIKKADEVPEVQQTSSVGSKPVETQKVDNVTAAVASPRVPQKNTPRLSSIAKRKSLVITPAATPPVIHKVKSMILGSGKTLGSGSKTGGGAKIVKPVFTVGRGDGPSTKNVGKDSKQDGSNIPRFLSYVRKPRVPNFAKIHERAFNRMEALDDYVDKKRKRTNTFGSSVKKPQVDPEKVFKPAVTSVKNLNLNFVATRSPARFGKTPVGNKEPKTGNTTKTPKSGPSLASKSPREVKAQSKAIPAKSPKSAKKSPKVAVTSTKKPKGPHKSPKVPAQKSPKAVRPSPKAGQSQEGMKVAPASSKKVSPKSRVSALPRLLKENVKPARPSLVSPAVAKVASVKMPQSPASSKKTNESSSKIPASRPTGYVPYRGALKPFTDRATLNKMAERNPNLKSREQIREGHKKILKGVRFNKRFELQMAKRGINLS
- the LOC125038534 gene encoding nucleolar and spindle-associated protein 1-A-like isoform X1 encodes the protein MEMRIYTEEELRAMKYGGLLKIIKSRALKTTGKKLKTEKLIEMILESQTLPDMTDDVAAVCAALDTDSQTGCAEELCGSEQVTVAGVVEADQQEELLDDIEFPEEPSPDPEPSKEMITTRRRGRPKRKQSVMIDAKDDITHFDDIKEEEPKIPSPEETLTEIASLKQQQSVTNDTTDNGTKPGQSRKRRRTRTFDIEEKTETTEEEKEKELAKAPAKRSRTSTFEIAEPKEEGGVSENRQPKLRRSSTFDLASKESDNQSVSEKAEESDPEPRRVSRRRSSIKKADEVPEVQQTSSVGSKPVETQKVDNVTAAVASPRVPQKNTPRLSSIAKRKSLVITPAATPPVIHKVKSMILGSGKTLGSGSKTGGGAKIVKPVFTVGRGDGPSTKNVGKDSKQDGSNIPRFLSYVRKPRVPNFAKIHERAFNRMEALDDYVDKKRKRTNTFGSSVKKPQVDPEKVFKPAVTSVKNLNLNFVATRSPARFGKTPVGNKEPKTGNTTKTPKSGPSLASKSPREVKAQSKAIPAKSPKSAKKSPKVAVTSTKKPKGPHKSPKVPAQKSPKAVRPSPKAGQSQEGMKVAPASSKKVSPKSRVSALPRLLKENVKPAARPSLVSPAVAKVASVKMPQSPASSKKTNESSSKIPASRPTGYVPYRGALKPFTDRATLNKMAERNPNLKSREQIREGHKKILKGVRFNKRFELQMAKRGINLS